Below is a genomic region from Fusarium oxysporum Fo47 chromosome XI, complete sequence.
CACTGGAGAATTCGGGATCCCGTCTGCTCTCCCATAGACAAGCCAGTGAggggcggattagtagttggctcggtgacgaccagcgaatacccgctgttgtatgttttgCACATCATACCTACGTTCTTTTTTAGCTAGGCATTGCTTTAAGAGTTCGTCGCTGTCTACGGCACCGCTCCTGGTTGGAGAAGTCATTGTACATGTCGATACAGCTGGGAATCATAACGGCTTGCCTTCTTCTGTACTACGCTATATGAAGTGACATATCTATCTCAAAGTCCAACTTCTATTCTAATTAGCCTCCGTGTTACGACGAGTCCATCGGATGACGGCTGGGTTCATGGGCCGAGAAAACATTGACTAGAACAACGGTTAGTAAGAAcacttcaacaccagaaGGGGCGCTTACCGAATAGTCAGGCGCAGGTAGAGGTGCCTTGGGATCAGGCTGTTCAATATGAAGCAGTCTCACAAACGTTGCAATGATGGCGCCCAACTGGGCATACGCGTAGTTCTCTCCAACACAGCGATGCCGTCCCGCGCCAAAGGGTAGATATGGGCTGCTCACAGACTTGTTCATCATGCCGAAGCCATAATCAACTGTCTCCCCATTACCCTTCGAGTCCTCAAGAGACTCAATTTTATCCCACCGATGAGGGTCCCATTCCATAGGTCTAGGAAAGAATTCCTCAGATCGCGCTTGTGTACCAGGTGAGGCGAGGAGTGTATGAGACGGCGGAACAACCCAATCCGTGCCGGGAACTCGCATAGGTGACTTGACCTGTCGGAGAATAGAGTGGATTGGACTGTGAAGACGCAAGGTCTCCTTGATAACCTGTCCATTCAGCGTCAACTTCTGCAAATTCTCCCACGTCAACGGCTCTTGCGGTGATCCCAAAACCTCAAGCTGCTCATCATACAACTCTTGAACGAGATGCGGTTTATGCGCAAGATTGAGAAGTAGCCAGGCGCCACTAGCAGCAGTGTTGTGCTGCCCACCCATCAGAATAGCAATCAACATCCTCGCCGCATGATGATCCGGCAAGTCCTCACCATCCTTGTATTTAGCATTCATAAGCGTCCAAACCATATCAGTCTCATCGCCTTGATTTCCAATCTCACGACGCTTCCggatgatgtcgctgaaTAATTCCTCCATGACCTTTCGTGCGTGATCGCGACGGAAGTTTTGTGGTAGGGGAAGACCAGGCATGACGAAGTTGATAGGTTGAAAGCCATCGTCGAGATGGCGGTAGAGGGTTGCGAATGTGCTGTCAAACATGGAGCGGACTTCGTTGCCGAGGAGGGAACCTGCTGCGGTGTAGATTGTGATCTCGGCCATTACTTCGgtgatgttgacgatgccCGTTGATCCTTTGAAGTAGGGTGAAGTAGCGATGTAGTCTTCGACTTCTTTGACGAATTTGGGGATGTAGCATCGCAATGAGTCTGTCGTGAGACCAAGTTTGAGAAGCTACCGATGAACCATTAACACGCCGTTCTCTATATGGTGCAGTTCGACTTGCCCTCTTCTGATCCATGAATCTAGCATTAGAGCAATCATAAACAACCTCCTTCCCAAAAACAGGAGTCGTAAGTTTTCCATACACATCCTCTGCATTAAGATCCGCATGCTTCCCATTTAAGATGAAGTCATTCCCCTTCGGCCCCAGAAAAACAGTCGTCGACTTGCCCAGCAGGATAAACGTGAAACAATCTCCATACTTGGCTTGACAATCGAAGAAGAATTTATACGGATCAATTCCATACTGGACTGTGCTGCCGATAAGTGGGAAGATGTGAAATACGACTGGAGGGCGGTGAGGGTTCGGGAACCAGAGCTGCTTGATGACGTTGGTGATTGTCGCGAtaacgatgatgagaaaagCTGTTATGGGGACAGATAATGATAGCGGAAGAGACCGCCAATTGCTGTAGAGAGCCTCCATTGGTGATCCCCTCAGTGTGTAGGTGTCACGATGAGGATTTGGAGATGTTTCCCAACGGAAAAACTACCGGTCAGCACTATCGAATGATCAGGGACCAATCTGAGCCAAGAGCAGCTGATAATGAGTCAGCCTTATCGGAGCCTTCGGCAGAAGATCGTGTTCCTGAGAGAACAGCGCTAAAGTGGTCCCCTCACTAGTGACGATCCCTGTCGCGAGAGGTTCGATCGGCTAGTCCGTACACAATAAAGCCAGTGGGCGTGAGCATGTCTGCTGCAATGGTATGGATGAACCTCTCAATTCTGTCTTCGAGTTCGAAGTATATTCTTCAAGAGAATTGTCAGAATCACGTAGTTGATATTATGATAGTGGTATTCGGTCAAAGATTAAAGATACTGTACTGAATCCAAATTGGTCGCTCTGACTCAGAGACCCATGCCGGATCAGCACTGTTTATTGGCCATATATGTAGCAAGAATCCGCTTCTTAGATATGTTGCTATAGATATGGCCACTTCCAACACATTGAGAGTCAACTATCCGTTTTGTATGCTACATCCACAGCAATATGGATACTTGCAGGAGCTTTTCTAGAGATATTTAATGACGACCTTGGAGACactaaaataaaattaaccATTGCTATCTCTTCTCAGTCTACTGTTTCTTACAATTACCTTCACTAAAACTATCGTCGCTGTTTACCAGACAAAATGACAGGCACGCACTCCATCATTACTCCTGCTATTATGTACTGGGGAACCCCAGTAgccctcatcaccacctccAACGACGACGGCACTGCCAACATTGGCCCCATATCCTCAGTCTGGTGGCTCGGCCATCGCTGCCTCCTAGGCCTAGCCTCAGGATCCCAAACCACACTCAACCTCTTCCGCACAAAGCACTGCGTCATCAACCTTCCCAGCAACGACATGGCGCACTACATCAACCCCATCGCAAAAACCACCGGCACCTCAACTGTCCCACCTGGCAAAAAAGACCGTGGCTACAAGCACTGCAAAGACAAGTTCGCCGCTTCAGGTCTTACCCAACAAGCCTCTGATCTTGTGCAGCCGCCAAGGATCTCGGAGTGTCCTGTGCAGATGGAAGCAGAGGTTACGAATAGTATGGATTTGATGCAGGATGTTCCGGATCGGAAGGGGCTCTTGGTTGCTGTTGAGGTTAAGATTCTGAGAACGCATGTTCGGAATGATTTGAGGATGGAGGGGTATGAGAATAGGATTGACCCTGATCGATGGAGGCCGTTGATCATGAGTTTTCAGGAGTTCTACGGCCTTATGCCTGCGAAAGTCGCGGAGTCGAGTCTTGGTACTATTGATGAGGAAAAGTATCGTTTCATTACTAGATCAGAGGTTGTTAAGCAAGGAGGAGATATGGATGCGTTGAACGGTGAGGCTGGTGGACGGTGATGCCAAGATACCCCTCACTAGCCATGATCCCTGTCAAGAGAGCTTCTATTGGCTTATGGCCGATAATTCAGCCTGTCAGTCTGCCTGTAGGCATGTTACGGCACAGCCACAATGGAACCCGTTAAGATAAATGCCTCGACTTTCCATATTCAGCTCATAACAAAcccttatttttataatcttgatgttgatgataagtTTGCAGCCATGGAAACCGATATTTGCCCAGATGGCGATACGCGCACCGAAAAAGAAATGATCGTCAAACTCATAGTCGCGCATTTCACAGCCGTCGTCGCCTTCTGCAATTTCCAGTCCCTGCGCAACGAAAGACTCGACACCATCGAACCAATTCTATTTCTTCTATCGCCCTTGATAGTAATAGCCCAAACAGCGCTCGGGATCATCATAATTAACGTCGCATTCGTCTCAAACGTCGCTCAGTCCCCTAAatccttttctcttcatcttgaaacTTACGCGCGACGATGGAATACGCTATTCGGAAAGAAGCCTTCGCAACCTCGTCGAACACCCACTGGCTCGTTGGAAACAATGCGATCGCGCTTTGGTAGTGCCTGGATAAGACTTGGAAGAGCGGTAGCTATCTTTGCAGCACTTTTCCAATTCGCAGCTACGATATTTCTCTACCGACGTCGAAAGAGTTTACATGGCTGGGATTCACTTACAGTCGTTGACCATCGAACATTTGAGCTATCCGCTGGCGGCGCCGCCGTCTCCATCCTATCtcttgccctccttctcaaaTTTCCCGGCTTTGGGCAAGCACCGGAAACGTTGTATATTCCAGAGTTCAAAACAGATCCCGCAATCATTTTCTGTCGCGGTGATTCCCGCCGTTGCCCGAGCTGGTATCAGATCCTCTACGCTTCAGATATCGGATCAACTACATCAGCTACGACGTGGCTAGCATGCGTTTTGTCATCAACATACAAAGGCGAATCTATACCACTTGACTTCATATATGAGTTTTACGAAGGGATCTACGCCGAGTTTGCCCGAGAATTCTCGCTCCAAATCTCGATGCCGATTTTCTACCTCTTTGTTGCAGTATTCTTAGCGGTATTCTTCACGCTACCGCATGTATACAACGGCCCAGGCTTTGAAGCAGTCAGCAAAAGTCTCTGGGCCATGATTCCAGCTCTTCTTGTAGTATTGGCCGCTATGCTTACTTTTTTCTGCATGTTTATGCTGATCATGTTGCCGGTTCTTATGGTGTTGTTTCCGTCTCTTGTTAGCGGGCCAGGAAGCATTTTCACGATGAAAGGTTATGAGACTCGTGCTCTGTTTTCGCAGCCGCCGTTTACACCGGTGATGAATGAGACAGATTGTGTTTTGCTATGGAAGGATCCTGTGGCGGAGTATTTATGGTCGCTTGTATAAATCTTGGGAAGGTAACTTGACTATATAGAGGATAAGAATGCGATTACGATTAACATCAAAATGTGTGAACACGAGTATTAGCTCTTTTTGTCGTTTGCAACTAGGTAGCCGATGGTGAAAGAATGATTCCCTGAAGATCCAGAGTAGATGCGAAATATCTTAGGGCTGAAAATGCGGAAACCCTTCGTGCTTGCTAGTTATTCGTCCTCATAGTTTCCGTTAATAGGAATCGGAAAGATGTTGCCGTGCCCTGTTCCCGGATAGTCTAGAAATTTAACCTCCCGATTAAACTATCGATTTCTTGGTGCTTCAAGACTAGATGGCTTGGTGGGAATACGGGGACTAGCCACTGTTGAATGCCACTAACGCATCTTACCGGCATCGTGTGCCGATGAATCAACAAGTCAGGGCTATCTATTGCAGGTTCTCCTATATAAACCCTCGGCCCTGGTCTGTCTCTTTTGAACCTGATTCACCATTTCCTCCAGTCATTCGCTACGATCCAGGTCCGCAAGATGTATTCATCTAACACCTTTTCGAAAGCGGCAgtcctccccctcctctccctctctttcACTACCGCCTCGCCATGCAAGCCCCAATCTTCTCAAGACTTCACCATGACTTCGCCCGCCTCGTTTAccagcagcatcatcctTGGTAGCAGCACCATCATCgttccatcaacaacattcAGCGTCTTCGAATCCTCTACCACTAGCGACGCGACAACCTCTACGACTGAGTCAACTACTGAATGAAGGTCGAGACGATCTTCGCCAGGACCAACTTGTGGTGGCCCCGGCACGCCGTGCAACACCAGCAACTTTCAGCAAGTCTGCTGTAATTCTGCTCGTTTCGGTACCTCAGCTTGTAACCTCGCAGGTGGCAACGGGTTTAGCGGCGTATACCTTTAGGTTGATCCTGCGATGTTGTCAGAGCATAACTTCAATAATGAGACATGTTAAGTTGCAGATTTtctttataaactttattCACTACCTTGGAGGTTTGAGGCTCGAAAATTAGAGATGGTGAATCTCTGTTCTCTTGAAATTACTATCCACACTGATACACTGGAGTTTCTGTATGCCAATAAGCGTAGAGATTCTTGTTCCCCTTGCGATCAATCCTGCGCTGTCTCCGACTCTCCTCCTTCTGAACCTTTTCCGTAAATCTGTGCTGAGTTGCAATCAATGAACGTTGCTCAGATGCAGACAGGTGCATCAAAGCGCTGCGGTCGCCTGCACTCATGTTTGCGAGTTGGTATGTAACCGTAGCTTTCTGCCGCCTTTCTCGTCTCGATAACAGCCTTGTATCCGAAGTATCTGGTACATGTTCCTCGTGCATAGGAACTTCCTCATCGACTTCGACAGAAGAGTACTCGAGCTGAGACCTAGAAGTCCGCTTGCGCTCGCGCATCTGGGAAACTGATGGCTCAACTTGTGCTGATGACTTTTTGGAGATGAGCCGCCCGGACGGTAGACGGATGGAATCGCGATCAACCTGCACCGGCTTTCGATCGGGTTCAACTTCTGAGCTCTCAAACTCCTCCCCGTCATCTTCGCTGAGGCCATCCTCGTCTGGATCAACAGACGTCTGTGAAAAGTCGTAGAAATCGGCAAATTCTGATCCATCCGACACGTCGAACTTGCAATGGCCTTTACCCATCATGTGTTGCTGTACAGCCTGAACGGTTGTTCTACTTGTCCCGCAGTAAATACATTCTCGGTATTCATAGATAACCAGATGGAGATATATGAATAACGTTTCGAGATCAACCAAGAGGTGCTGCTGATAGGGAACGAAGAGACCGTGTGCACTTTGCATGTGAAGGATGCTTTCGGCTAGTGTCGGGTAGACAGAGGGACAAAAGAGGCATTGGCCTGGGGTGAATGATTGAGGTGCCGGATCAGGAGAGTTGTTGATAGACATGATGTATGGTGTCAAAGGGCTGGTTTCCTCAGAGAACGGTAGGATCATTGAAGTGGTCGTGGTTGTTGCAGTAGTGGTGGTTGTTGCTCCTAGCATGAGATTGAGTAGTCGCGTGTTCAAGGTCAAATCGATGCTTTTCTGGAGCTTAAGCCTTGTAAATGTGCTTGTTGATTATATGATAGGGACAGAATGGGGTGGGTAGGGTATGCAATCTTTATAGAACTGGCCATTCAGTTTGAGATTCCAGATCTGAAGTGCATCTGCCCACTGCATCAACATGATTGGTCAATGGAGGTGAGTCAAGGGAATGGGACTAGGCTCTTTTAGGGTAATCACTATGATGATTCATAGTGATTAGGTCCCCGCGGGGCCGAGACTCCCGCTCTAACAGAGGCAGGGCTGATACGGGCCAAGGCCAGTTAGGATGCATGTCACTCTCCCGCGCCACCATGGATTTTCGGACGCAACTCCACGGGCCCCCGGACCCGAAGAGGGACAATCCCAAGTGCTGCCATATTATTTAGCCATGCTTCACAAACCGAATTTAGTTCATTCGAAGTTGAATCGCTTGCTAATTTTAGAACCTTATTACTCACATGCATGCAAAGAAGGCTTGCAAAAGTCAGTACTGTTATTATTGCTAAGTCGATAAATTTCAATAAAATTGCGCCCTCAATATGGTCTCAACTCCGTTACTCCCAATGATTCTTTTCCGTCACGAACCTCTTCTCACTCTTCCTAAATCACTCTCTCAAAGACTGAGTCGACATGAGCTCGGACCTTATCAGCCATCTTCTCCCTCAACCCAACCAAAACCTTCTCATTATCCGCAGCTTCGCTCTTATTATCAACCAAAAAGACACCACCGGCAGATCGAGCTGCCTTACTCAATCCCTCGGGAATCGGTGTCGCCGCCTCTGCAGTCTCCTCAACAGTATATCTCGCATTAGTCGCATAGAACAATGCCCTCgcaccaacatcatcaggACTAGCAAAGAACAGCCCTCCAAGCGGCGTAACAATCCACTGGAGAAGAAATCCAATAATGCCACTTGAACCACGAGAGAGAAGGGGTGTAGCTGTCAGACCGGGAAATGCGTGCACGAAGCTGATCTTAGGGTTCTCCTTGGCGAAGCGCTCGAGGATGAGAGTGAGCATGGTGGCTGCTTGTTGAGCTGCCGAAGCGACACCAAAGTTGCCTGGTTTGGAGAGGTCGAGATCATCTTCTATGAGAGGACCTTCTTGGCCACCGGCGAGAATGTTGACGACATGAGGGTTTTCgctgttgctgagaagaggGAGGAGGACTTCGATGGCACGGACACGGCTGTAGAAGCGGGTCGTCAAAGAGGGTTCTAGCTTTTCCTTGGTTTCTAAGaaatattagtaaaagaCCATTGTAATTGATCAAGGGGAGTTTTTACCTTTTCGGCCCTCAAAAGACATGAATCCAACAGACATGAACAAAATGTCAATCTTAGTCTCTCGCTTCGCAATCTCCTTCATAGCAGCATCGGCTTCTTTGACAAGAGAAACATCGCGTTCAATAAACTCAATTGTGGCGGATGGGTTGCTCTGTCGGAGTTCTGCGATAAGTGGTGTAGCGGCTGAAGTGCTTCGACCGACGATGTAAATAGTTGGCGATTTGTTATCTGTAGCGATGGCGAGCTGCTTAATTGTGCTGCGACCAATACCGGATGTGGCGCCGAGGAAAACAGCTGTGAGATTCTTGGGGAGAGATTCGGGGAGGGCTGATTGGTTGGATTtcttgatggtgttgattgCGACCATTTTGGATGATTGTAATTACTGATGGGAATAGATTTTGGTGGATGTAAATGGTGAAGTTTAGTGTTTAGTATAGTTGTAGATGCTGaatgttgatgagaatgttgatgatgagattcaTTTCGACGATGATACCCCTCACTTTAATATCACCTCAACCTGCACTCGTCATTGTCATTTCTGACAATTATTATCGTAAAGTCAGCCCTATTCGCGGGAATCGGATATCCGACGAACAGCGTAAGCACAAGGAGTTTAGCGCCTGGGGAATGCCGTCAGAAATGTCAGCTTCGCTTGATTGGCTGCGGGAGAATCCTTTCGGTCTTCTTGGCGTTTCCCGAGATTTTAGTGCGTCATGGCAAGCTTGTGATTGCTGACTACCCCCCATCTCCCCAGTGCTAAGGATATCCGAAAATTCATTTTACGGACTTTCAAGATATACCAGGTCTGTTCGAAGTCAAACACCGATATAGATCGTATTCTTGTACACATATTCAACACTCAAGGACTTAAAGTTAGAACCTTTGATTTTTGGTGCCCAGCCAACCTTGCTCAGTTCAACGAAGTAAACCCCGTCGTTGGAACGGGATCCAGAAATCGTCTATGATTTTCGCACTACCCGAATCTCGGTGAACACGCATAGCGTCTTTGAGATCACCTTTCATTACCTCCACCAAACCAACGGAAGCTGCCCTCCATACTTCAACTGCCCGCACGGCCCATTGCTGAAAGTATAATAAGGCGCTTCCCAGCTATTGAAGCCCATCAGCTGCGCCTGCTTACCATCACCGATGTATTTTGCATACACCGGCTGGGCCCCGTCGAGGCACTGGTTCCTGTTTTGCGTGATGTACATGTAGCAGGACTCCGGTACATCTCTGGTTGCGTCGGGTGGCTTGCCGAAGAAGCTGATTTGGCAGTATGGCCGCTTCATGCATTCGTTGCAACAGGAAATATAATCGCCGACTTTTACTTCAGTTGGGTTTACCTCGTGGTCTTGGTGGGTCCATTCCTTGATCATGCGCCTGTCGGGCGCCCAGCCGAGGATGTTTTTGCCGGGCTTGGAGCAGACGTGGTAGTGGGTGTTTCGGGGTATTTGTTTCTCGAGGGTGACTATGAGCACGTTAGCTCATGTAGCAAGTCAAATATGGCATGATGCTTACCCGTCTCGTTAATGATTCTAGTTCTCGTCGCGCTGACAAATACCGTCTCGATAGGACGAACTGTGGTGGTCACGGTGGTGTCAAGGCCCGAAGGATACTGGGTCTTCACAATGGTTGTCCTGCAAGTCAATATGTGTGTCTTGGTAGACTGCTTGGTGGCGTTTTGAGTCTGCACTCTGAAGCTGGTGGAGGTCACAGTCTTCTTTATCGGCATATCTTCAGTACAGTACACTCCCAGACGTTGTGAAAACAAGCGAGCGTCTTTGCCGATCTTTGAAGTTTTCGCCTTTCCGTCAGGGGGTTCCATTTCCTTCCAATCACCAATCGCCGTAAAGCCTGGCTTTCTTGAGATCGTCACATCGAAATGGCTGGTGGTTGTGATGGTATTCCTgttcgtcttcgtcttcgtcgtgGTTTCCGTTTGGTTAACCAAAGTTGGGACTATGATACACAGTCAGCAGGAATAAACAGAAAGGTATGAATTATGCTATGTACTGGTAACCGTCATGGTAGCTATCGTGGCCTCAGGGCTTGCCTTGACTGTAGCCAGCTTCGTGAAAGTTGTTCTGATGGTAGTTGTCGTGGTATTGCGACCGACAATGCTGGTACGTTGGCTGATAATCTTGTCGATTAAAGTGAGCGTTTCCACCCTAGTGCTCGTGCTGGTACGAAGGACATCGACACTACTTGATCCAAGAGACGTTTCGCAAGGGCCCTGGGCGACGCTCTCTGCGCTTAGGGCGAGAAGGCCCATGAACAACCCCAGGGCTACCATACTGTCGAGAATCGTAGCAAGGTCGATAATGGCATGCGGATCTCAGCGTGAGGGGCAAGAATCGAGCCACTTACTGATATATAGCTCCATGGCAGATTTCGGCAACTTTGCCAACAAGGTTTCAGCCAATGTCACCATagaggagaggagatgaGGTTTTATGCCTAATATCCTATCGATTGCGTTGAGACTCCAAGCCTCTTTACGCCATAACTTTACAGCCACTATCTTGGGGACGAGCAACAGACATGGCAAACCATTTATGATAAGCGATATCTTCTACTAAAAGGACCAATTGCAGTATCCCCGAACGCCAGGCTTTCTGGAGGCTCACAATCAATTTTCATCGCCCTCCGAGTCCGTATCCCCATCTTCATTTGAGACGCTGCCTTCGTTTCCATCATCTATGTCGTGTCCCTTTCCTGATTCAGCGTCGAATTCCAAACACTTCTGGCAGGATTTATAATGATTCGATCTTTGCTCCTCGGTATAGTGATAGACGCACTCGGTATCGCTGTCGTGGTACTCGTCGCAACAATACCACCTGAGGCATTCCCCGAGAGGATACTCATCATTTACATTAACGAGCTCCAAAAGACCCTGGTCCGCGTCAGACCAGCCACAGGTTTCCTGCAGCCACTCAGCTGCGGTATTGTGTGCTCTCCCCTGGGCGTATGCAACAGAATTGATCAATTGTTGACGACCGCGGCCCGTTGTAACAGCGCCGTGATGGACCAGTAGTGCCAGCATGTCAAGCCTGCCATTCTCTGCGGCTCCTTCTAAAGCTGATCTGCCAAGCACAGGTGCTCCTCGTACATTGATCCTGGCACCGAGTTGAAGTAGATGTCTCGCGAATCCAAGGTACCCACCTATTGAGGCGAATTGGAGAGCAGTTGCGCCTTGGTAGAAGGCTGGAGGGGCATTGACCTTTGCCTCCTTTTCTAGAAGGTATAGTGCTATTTCT
It encodes:
- a CDS encoding cytochrome P450, encoding MEALYSNWRSLPLSLSVPITAFLIIVIATITNVIKQLWFPNPHRPPVVFHIFPLIGSTVQYGIDPYKFFFDCQAKYGDCFTFILLGKSTTVFLGPKGNDFILNGKHADLNAEDVYGKLTTPVFGKEVVYDCSNARFMDQKRASRTAPYRERRLLKLGLTTDSLRCYIPKFVKEVEDYIATSPYFKGSTGIVNITEVMAEITIYTAAGSLLGNEVRSMFDSTFATLYRHLDDGFQPINFVMPGLPLPQNFRRDHARKVMEELFSDIIRKRREIGNQGDETDMVWTLMNAKYKDGEDLPDHHAARMLIAILMGGQHNTAASGAWLLLNLAHKPHLVQELYDEQLEVLGSPQEPLTWENLQKLTLNGQVIKETLRLHSPIHSILRQVKSPMRVPGTDWVVPPSHTLLASPGTQARSEEFFPRPMEWDPHRWDKIESLEDSKGNGETVDYGFGMMNKSVSSPYLPFGAGRHRCVGENYAYAQLGAIIATFVRLLHIEQPDPKAPLPAPDYSSMFSRPMNPAVIRWTRRNTEAN
- a CDS encoding C2H2 type zinc-finger-domain-containing protein: MLGATTTTTATTTTTSMILPFSEETSPLTPYIMSINNSPDPAPQSFTPGQCLFCPSVYPTLAESILHMQSAHGLFVPYQQHLLVDLETLFIYLHLVIYEYRECIYCGTSRTTVQAVQQHMMGKGHCKFDVSDGSEFADFYDFSQTSVDPDEDGLSEDDGEEFESSEVEPDRKPVQVDRDSIRLPSGRLISKKSSAQVEPSVSQMRERKRTSRSQLEYSSVEVDEEVPMHEEHVPDTSDTRLLSRRERRQKATVTYQLANMSAGDRSALMHLSASEQRSLIATQHRFTEKVQKEESRRQRRIDRKGNKNLYAYWHTETPVYQCG